One part of the Lotus japonicus ecotype B-129 chromosome 2, LjGifu_v1.2 genome encodes these proteins:
- the LOC130737455 gene encoding B3 domain-containing transcription factor VRN1-like isoform X1 has translation MASNKQDKNSPIRFFKIITTTSIEGGNLKLPNAFTRKYNGEMSNPVFLKPLDNISWKINWSKQDSDIWLQNVWEEFVKLYSLDQGHMVWHLVLFEFKGPSKFEVRIFDKNTLEIKYHPLSNKQIPNSATHFFRIITPPCLEAGELILPNGFMKKYSGGMSNPVFLKAPDNISWEVHWSKHDSYFWFQKGWKEFVKYYSLDHGHLVLFEFKDASDFGVHIFDKSTLEIEYPSNENQGEEHNPDQIGDEILPPKKTKPKPPMSLSQPRQKLRTGKSKGVGKSPELRKCKKVQVEGRSTECLEGEQLTSTINDALNKSKGATFMVKLQRYSIERHSLSIPSQFARQYLKKKRDIRLERLDGRTWKVHYNLFKFSSGWKKFARDNNLKVGNICVFELTKREPLSLKVLIFPVAQGGEPSTAQREAWKYTPKNPSFTVSLKPVIKLGYRPPVPVSFIREYLNEKKQTINLRIEENLWPVEFIYYPEYGSGKLSKGWIQFARESKLVGGDVCVFELINKEEENPELEVHILKRH, from the exons ATGGCATCCAACAAGCAAGATAAGAACTCTCCAATCCGATTCTTTAAGATCATCACCACAACAAGTATTGAAGGTGGAAATCTT AAACTTCCAAATGCTTTCACTAGGAAATACAATGGTGAAATGTCAAATCCAGTATTTCTCAAGCCTCTTGATAATATTAGCTGGAAGATAAACTGGAGTAAACAAGATTCAGATATTTGGTTACAAAATGTTTGGGAGGAATTTGTGAAACTTTACTCCCTTGATCAAGGGCACATGGTTTGGCACTTGGTTTTATTTGAATTCAAGGGTCCTTCTAAGTTTGAGGTGCGTATATTTGACAAGAACACCCTTGAAATAAAATACCATCCACTCAGTAACAAGCAAATTCCGAACTCAGCAACCCATTTCTTTAGGATCATCACACCACCATGTCTTGAAGCTGGAGAGCTT ATTCTTCCAAATGGTTTCATGAAGAAATACAGTGGTGGCATGTCAAACCCAGTATTTCTCAAGGCCCCTGATAACATTAGTTGGGAGGTACACTGGAGCAAACATGATTCATATTTTTGGTTCCAAAAGGGTTGGAAAGAGTTTGTGAAATATTACTCCCTTGATCATGGGCATTTGGTATTGTTTGAATTCAAGGATGCTTCTGATTTTGGGGTACACATATTTGATAAGAGCACCCTTGAAATAGAATATCCTTCAAATGAGAATCAAGGTGAAGAGCACAACCCTGATCAGATTGGTGATGAGATACTGCCGCCCAAGAAGACTAAACCAAAACCACCAATGTCACTTTCTCAACCACGCCAGAAATTGAGAACCGGTAAAAGCAAAGGTGTTGGAAAAAGCCCTGAATTGAGAAAGTGTAAAAAAGTCCAAGTTGAAG GAAGAAGCACTGAATGCCTTGAAGGAGAGCAGTTAACTTCTACAATCAATGATGCTTTGAATAAATCTAAAGGTGCCACCTTCATGGTTAAGCTGCAACGTTACAGTATTGAAAGACATTCCTTG AGTATCCCATCACAATTTGCTAGACAATATTTAAAGAAGAAAAGGGATATCCGCCTTGAGAGGTTGGATGGGAGAACTTGGAAGGTTCATTATAATCTCTTCAAATTTAGTAGTGGGTGGAAGAAATTTGCAAGAGATAACAATTTGAAAGTGGGGAATATTTGTGTTTTTGAGCTGACCAAAAGGGAACCCCTTTCATTGAAAGTATTGATCTTCCCAGTTGCACAAG GTGGGGAGCCAAGTACTGcacagagggaagcttggaaaTACACCCCAAAGAATCCCTCTTTCACTGTCAGTTTAAAGCCGGTCATTAAACTTGGCTACAGACCG CCTGTACCCGTTTCCTTCATCAGAGAGTACTTGAATGAGAAGAAACAAACCATAAATTTAAGGATTGAAGAAAATTTGTGGCCTGTGGAGTTTATATATTATCCAGAATATGGTTCAGGCAAGTTGTCTAAAGGTTGGATACAATTTGCAAGAGAAAGTAAACTTGTAGGTGGAGATGTTTGTGTGTTTGAACTCATCAACAAGGAGGAGGAAAATCCAGAGCTTGAAGTTCATATCTTGAAACGTCACTGA
- the LOC130737455 gene encoding B3 domain-containing transcription factor VRN1-like isoform X2 gives MSNPVFLKPLDNISWKINWSKQDSDIWLQNVWEEFVKLYSLDQGHMVWHLVLFEFKGPSKFEVRIFDKNTLEIKYHPLSNKQIPNSATHFFRIITPPCLEAGELILPNGFMKKYSGGMSNPVFLKAPDNISWEVHWSKHDSYFWFQKGWKEFVKYYSLDHGHLVLFEFKDASDFGVHIFDKSTLEIEYPSNENQGEEHNPDQIGDEILPPKKTKPKPPMSLSQPRQKLRTGKSKGVGKSPELRKCKKVQVEGRSTECLEGEQLTSTINDALNKSKGATFMVKLQRYSIERHSLSIPSQFARQYLKKKRDIRLERLDGRTWKVHYNLFKFSSGWKKFARDNNLKVGNICVFELTKREPLSLKVLIFPVAQGGEPSTAQREAWKYTPKNPSFTVSLKPVIKLGYRPPVPVSFIREYLNEKKQTINLRIEENLWPVEFIYYPEYGSGKLSKGWIQFARESKLVGGDVCVFELINKEEENPELEVHILKRH, from the exons ATGTCAAATCCAGTATTTCTCAAGCCTCTTGATAATATTAGCTGGAAGATAAACTGGAGTAAACAAGATTCAGATATTTGGTTACAAAATGTTTGGGAGGAATTTGTGAAACTTTACTCCCTTGATCAAGGGCACATGGTTTGGCACTTGGTTTTATTTGAATTCAAGGGTCCTTCTAAGTTTGAGGTGCGTATATTTGACAAGAACACCCTTGAAATAAAATACCATCCACTCAGTAACAAGCAAATTCCGAACTCAGCAACCCATTTCTTTAGGATCATCACACCACCATGTCTTGAAGCTGGAGAGCTT ATTCTTCCAAATGGTTTCATGAAGAAATACAGTGGTGGCATGTCAAACCCAGTATTTCTCAAGGCCCCTGATAACATTAGTTGGGAGGTACACTGGAGCAAACATGATTCATATTTTTGGTTCCAAAAGGGTTGGAAAGAGTTTGTGAAATATTACTCCCTTGATCATGGGCATTTGGTATTGTTTGAATTCAAGGATGCTTCTGATTTTGGGGTACACATATTTGATAAGAGCACCCTTGAAATAGAATATCCTTCAAATGAGAATCAAGGTGAAGAGCACAACCCTGATCAGATTGGTGATGAGATACTGCCGCCCAAGAAGACTAAACCAAAACCACCAATGTCACTTTCTCAACCACGCCAGAAATTGAGAACCGGTAAAAGCAAAGGTGTTGGAAAAAGCCCTGAATTGAGAAAGTGTAAAAAAGTCCAAGTTGAAG GAAGAAGCACTGAATGCCTTGAAGGAGAGCAGTTAACTTCTACAATCAATGATGCTTTGAATAAATCTAAAGGTGCCACCTTCATGGTTAAGCTGCAACGTTACAGTATTGAAAGACATTCCTTG AGTATCCCATCACAATTTGCTAGACAATATTTAAAGAAGAAAAGGGATATCCGCCTTGAGAGGTTGGATGGGAGAACTTGGAAGGTTCATTATAATCTCTTCAAATTTAGTAGTGGGTGGAAGAAATTTGCAAGAGATAACAATTTGAAAGTGGGGAATATTTGTGTTTTTGAGCTGACCAAAAGGGAACCCCTTTCATTGAAAGTATTGATCTTCCCAGTTGCACAAG GTGGGGAGCCAAGTACTGcacagagggaagcttggaaaTACACCCCAAAGAATCCCTCTTTCACTGTCAGTTTAAAGCCGGTCATTAAACTTGGCTACAGACCG CCTGTACCCGTTTCCTTCATCAGAGAGTACTTGAATGAGAAGAAACAAACCATAAATTTAAGGATTGAAGAAAATTTGTGGCCTGTGGAGTTTATATATTATCCAGAATATGGTTCAGGCAAGTTGTCTAAAGGTTGGATACAATTTGCAAGAGAAAGTAAACTTGTAGGTGGAGATGTTTGTGTGTTTGAACTCATCAACAAGGAGGAGGAAAATCCAGAGCTTGAAGTTCATATCTTGAAACGTCACTGA